A genomic stretch from Papio anubis isolate 15944 chromosome 18, Panubis1.0, whole genome shotgun sequence includes:
- the ARL2BP gene encoding ADP-ribosylation factor-like protein 2-binding protein isoform X2 codes for MDALEEESFALSFSSASDAEFDAVVGYLEDIIMDDEFQLLQRNFMDKYYLEFEDTEENKLTYTPIFNEYISLVEKYIEEQLLQRIPGFNMAAFTTTLQHHKDEVAGDIFDMLLTFTDFLAFKEMFLDYRAEKEGRGLDLSSGLVVTSLCKSSSVSASQNNLRH; via the exons ATGGACGCCTTAGAAGAAGAGAGCTTTGCGCTGTCTTT CTCCTCCGCCTCTGATGCAGAATTTGATGCTGTGGTTGGATATTTAGAGGACATTATCATGG ATGACGAGTTCCAGTTATTACAGAGAAATTTCATGGACAAGTACTACCTGGAGTTTGAAGACACAGAAGAGAATAAACTCACCTACACACCTATTTTTAATGAATAC ATTTCTTTGGTAGAAAAATACATTGAAGAACAGCTGCTGCAGCGGATTCCTGGGTTCAACATGGCAGCTTTCACCACAACATTACA GCACCATAAGGATGAAGTGGCTGGTGACATATTCGACATGCTGCTCACTTTCACAGATTTTCTggcttttaaagaaatgtttttggACTACAGAGCA GAAAAAGAAGGCCGAGGACTGGACTTAAGCAGTGGCTTAGTGGTGACTTCGTTGTGCAAATCATCTTCTGTGTCAGCTTCCCAGAACAATCTGCGGCACTAG
- the ARL2BP gene encoding ADP-ribosylation factor-like protein 2-binding protein isoform X1, whose product MTPLAGVSPVPGSCSQADSSSASDAEFDAVVGYLEDIIMDDEFQLLQRNFMDKYYLEFEDTEENKLTYTPIFNEYISLVEKYIEEQLLQRIPGFNMAAFTTTLQHHKDEVAGDIFDMLLTFTDFLAFKEMFLDYRAEKEGRGLDLSSGLVVTSLCKSSSVSASQNNLRH is encoded by the exons ATGACCCCTCTGGCAGGTGTTTCACCCGTGCCGGGTTCATGCTCACAAGCAGACAG CTCCTCCGCCTCTGATGCAGAATTTGATGCTGTGGTTGGATATTTAGAGGACATTATCATGG ATGACGAGTTCCAGTTATTACAGAGAAATTTCATGGACAAGTACTACCTGGAGTTTGAAGACACAGAAGAGAATAAACTCACCTACACACCTATTTTTAATGAATAC ATTTCTTTGGTAGAAAAATACATTGAAGAACAGCTGCTGCAGCGGATTCCTGGGTTCAACATGGCAGCTTTCACCACAACATTACA GCACCATAAGGATGAAGTGGCTGGTGACATATTCGACATGCTGCTCACTTTCACAGATTTTCTggcttttaaagaaatgtttttggACTACAGAGCA GAAAAAGAAGGCCGAGGACTGGACTTAAGCAGTGGCTTAGTGGTGACTTCGTTGTGCAAATCATCTTCTGTGTCAGCTTCCCAGAACAATCTGCGGCACTAG